A window of the Helianthus annuus cultivar XRQ/B chromosome 4, HanXRQr2.0-SUNRISE, whole genome shotgun sequence genome harbors these coding sequences:
- the LOC118491679 gene encoding probable E3 ubiquitin-protein ligase ARI3 produces MAGRDVIIIEDDNDEDDEIILISDAQFEACSSSKQPLSSSKKRKRESKPLYSFCGICMDTKTASEMFDNTGICGHIFCSDCISQHVAVKIKENVTKVKCPDPKCKGVIGPEACRSIVPKEVLERWESILCESVIMESQKFYCPFKDCSAMLVDDGGVAVTQSECPNCNRLFCAQCKVAWHCGISCAEFQSLKKGERNQDHDKLLIDLAKNKKWMKCPKCMHFVEKVYGCDFIACRCGHGFCYRCEQPCDHAAIGRGSHRCG; encoded by the exons ATGGCTGGCAGGGATGTTATCATCATTGAAGATGATAATGATGAGGATGATGAAATCATTCTTATTTCGGATGCCCAATTTGAAGCATGTTCATCATCCAAGCAGCCATTATCATcaagtaaaaaaagaaaaagagaaagtaAGCCACTGTATAGCTTCTGTGGCATCTGCATGGACACAAAGACGGCCTCTGAGATGTTTGATAACACCGGCATTTGCGGTCATATCTTTTGCTCAGACTGCATCAGTCAGCACGTAGCGGTTAAAATCAAGGAGAACGTAACCAAGGTTAAGTGCCCTGACCCCAAATGCAAAGGGGTGATAGGGCCTGAAGCATGCAGATCCATTGTTCCAAAGGAAGTGTTGGAAAGATGGGAGAGCATTCTGTGTGAGTCTGTCATCATGGAGTCTCAGAAGTTCTACTGCCCCTTTAAAGACTGTTCTGCAATGCTGGTGGATGATGGTGGGGTCGCTGTCACGCAATCAGAATGTCCAAATTGCAACCGCCTTTTTTGCGCCCAGTGTAAGGTTGCATGGCATTGTGGGATCAGTTGCGCTGAGTTTCAGAGCTTGAAGAAGGGAGAGAGAAATCAAGATCATGATAAACTGTTAATAGATCTTGCAAAGAACAAAAAGTGGATGAAGTGCCCAAAATGCATGCATTTTGTGGAAAAAGTTTATGGTTGTGACTTTATTGCTTGCAG GTGCGGGCATGGTTTTTGTTACCGGTGTGAACAGCCTTGTGATCATGCTGCAATAGGAAGAGGAAGTCACAGGTGTGGCTAA